The nucleotide window GAATATGAAATCCCTTATCAATAGAAAATAGCAGATTCCAAGTAATTAACCTGCAGGCCCTGAAAGCAGAATAGTCCGGCTTGCAGGAGCAAGATTACGTGTATATTTAGAAACCTCAGCATGCTTTAAATGGACATAAGCCGCACTTGTCAGCAAAACCCGTGTTTGCTCACTGTTATCACATATAGGATGTGAAGAGTTATATCCCAACagagattaaattataatatatagtgACCACTGCAGATATATGGTCAAATCAGGCCTTCATCAAGTGAAACAATGAGGGCATCGAAAAGATCAGTATGTAATAAACCGTTTGTCAGCAACATGTTCACTTGAAGAATTTTCGAAACATTAAATATCATCGCCATATACAATATTACGTAAGGTTAATCTGGAAAATCATCTAACCTGTATGTGATATGCATGTAATTGGTCAGGAAATAGCCTTTCTAATTTGAGTTTTCGTAGTCATGTCaaatagaaagaaaatcacacagATCAAATATTACGCATCCCACAAACCTCTTAGTTCTCATAAATTGTCAATTGATCTATCAAATTATGCTGATTTTCCATAATCACAGAAAAAGAAGCTAAGTTGCATACTATGAATGATTAAGTATATAATAAGACCATGCTGGTTTGCATCCACAAAACATTAGAAATTAAGGAGCAAAGGTTATTTGTGTTATGCCTGAGGTAATAAGGGAATTTGTCAAAAGTGACGTTGCTTTCTCTTCCATCAACAACTTGTCTGAGCATTTCCTGCTCCATCTTCTCAGCAGTAATAGCGTTTGAGGAGAAAGTGTTGGCTCCCCAGTTTCCAACGCTTTGTCCAGAGGCCAATCCAATCCCCACTCCCACTCCCACCCCAACACCCAAAGCCGATATCAGAATGCTTTTCTGTTCCATCACTATGAGCAAGTGAAGTtcccaagaagaagaagaagaagaagaaataaaaataaactgaaGCTTATTTATAGAAAGAccgaaagagaaaaagaaccctctctttttttctctctgtcACAAACACTAAACTTATTGTTATTGGTGATGTTGTGTGTTTTGGGGTGTAACTATGTATTGTAAGTGTGATATATGGAGCAAGGGTGCAATAATAACTGATATATTGATGCAGTGTTGAATATTTCTTAAATTGTTGAAGTTTTTTGAGAGGGTGGGGTGGAAGTGGAATCTATCTATGAGTTCCCGCTTGTTTGTGATGCGGCCATGTCTTTGGAAGAGTTGAGGTTTTAAAGAACATTGGTGACTCATGTGTGTACTGTGTTACGTGTCCATGTTTGGCGGTTTCAcagttttgtttattatttctgCTTTGGATATacttcttctttcctttcttcgtCACGAGGATCTTCTAAAATCTAACAAGAGTAATTTTCCACATATATCTATACTTTTTAACACCTAACTAacactcataattttttttcattcttcgtCTCAGATCATATTacctataatatttatattttttccctttctctcactaaatatataataacatattaAGTATCCATAAATACTTTttcatcttaaaaatataatagtatGTTCAGTCTGATAAATATCAAAAAGCTAaaagtaaaatgatatttttttatgactagaaaaattgttttttaaccAAGTACGcctaaatattttcaaatgaaatccTTATTTTTAGTAATTAGAATACAAAACTGCCGTcctatacatatatacatgtgTCTTGAAAATATCTCctatagttattataaaagttgaTAAGTTGCTGattgaatattaatatataaaaaattattatatcaaaacatatatgatttatcatttaatttttactttttaattgtacttttcagttttaataattaaaactgaTCATCAATGATATAAAAGTTTTACTGTTTAGATATTTTTCCTAGATATTTGAATACTTTTATTTCTGTCAAAATGATTGTTATTAATAGATGTAATCaaatatcaatatcatcaagttttaatttaaagaactaTATCAAACAGTTTCTAGCTAGGCCAGCACAATTTTTGTGTTAGAAAGTCACTGGAGGCTCTTGTAATTCTGATATAATGGCTCAGTTTTTTTGGGATTataatctattaattttttaatatatgaaaaataaaattaagatgtTTTCATTGTAAAGAACTATAATCAAACATTCTCTACttgtattttagttaatttttccattttaaGAACTAGTATTAGTCCCTTCTAATCTAATCTTCTTGTTGGTATTCAAATATTACCCTCTGATTACCTATTTGGatgttttaatttgattctttacTTTTAGCAAGtactatatcttttttttttctaatcttttgaGCAATATgatgattaaatatatttaaataatgcaGAGAAAACAGTTGCATTCATGGAAATACCATTTTGATAATAATGTAGTGAatcataattcaaaatttttgctAATTAAAAGAGGTGTTTATATTTGTACttaccaaaattcaaatttggCTCACGTCAAGGTGGATGTGGTCAAAGTGGGCTCCTGGACTTCACACGTTAACTTTAAAAGTGACATTTTTTAAGAGGACAGAAGGGAGAACCTACAAAACAAAGAACTTCGATGCTAAGTAAATATATGAGTTAAGAGAGTAAGTATGTATATGCATATGTGGCATGTATGTGTAAGTGTAAGCTCAAGTGAGTGTCGAGAGAGTACGAGAAAACCTGATACTTATAGGATTGAGTGGGAGTTGCGGGTCCTTGTTTATAAGGGTTGTTACGACCCTTGTAGATAATAGTCTGTAGCTTATAGATAAATTTATAGATAATTACTGGCTTGTAGATAATAACTGGtagcttatagataatgttagagataatACATAGCTTAAAGATAAAAGCTAGTAGATAATTATATCTTATAGATAATGCATATCCTTGTAGATAATTGAATACCTGCTAAGTGATAAAGTGGTaacaatatattcaaatattaagaggtTAGAGATAACTTGTTAGTTGGGGAGCCCAGCTCAAAGTGCCACATAAGATgtcacatatattttgtgaaccCTGGATAGTACATAAGTCCCCCAAGCTCTAAGCCAACTTGTGGGCAAAAGAGATTGTTCAGTGCCGAAGGAGATTGTTCCATGTAGAGGGAGTTTTTCTGATGTCTGGGGTAGTAAGCTTGACAAGTAAGAGGGTGATGAATTTGTCGATCCCCCAAGCGTGGATGAGTGTTGTCCAGTATGGTACCCTCGGTTGATGTGGCTTGTCAAGCCCCCGAGCCTGGACAAGTGTTGTTTGGGCCGTTTCTATCAAGTTGTTTAAGATGGACATGCTTTTGGTTTTGTAGGCGAGGTCTGACATCTCAGGTGAGGGAAGTTTTTGAATTTAACAACTATGTCATTTTCTAACCATTGGAGAGTGCATTAAAAACAAATGGTACATTTTGTCTTTTGTTGCAGGTGAGTCTGGCACACGGGCAGTActcttgcatacatgtcactCAAGGAGTGACATGTACTGGAGGCATGGTGCGTAAACCTATAGAACTCACCAAGGGCAGACCTTGGGTTTTACAAGCCTTTTGGAGAATTAACCAGAGAATTTTTCAACCTGGATTTTGGGTGCCATTCTCTTGCATACGTGTAACTTTGTGGAGTGACACGTACTGGAGATGTAGTGGAGTGTTCTTACATACGTGTCATCCGTGGAGTGGCACGTATTGGAGATGTGATGTcatgctcttgcatacatgtcactTCGTGCAATGACATATACTAGAGACGTTATGGTGTACTCTTGTATACCTGCCACTTCATGGAGTGGCACGTACTGGAGATGTTGTGGTATGCTTTTGCATACGTGTCTCTCCACAAAGTGACACGTAGTATCGTGCTCTTGCATACGTGTCACTCGTGGAGTGACATGTACTGGAGACATAGTGTCTTGCTCTTGCATATGTGTCACTCGTGAAGTGACACGTACTGGAGATGTGGTGCATGAGCTTGTAAGACTCACCAAGGATGGACCTTGGGCTTGACGAGCTTATAAGCCTTATCAAGGGTGGACCTTCAGTTTGGGCAGCGCATGCTCTTGCATACGTGTCACTTCCTGAAGTGGCATGTATTGAAAACATAGTGCATGTGGGAGAGACTTGGATTATCTTGAGTGTTGATTGTGCATCGGGGGTGTGATTCCTTTAGAATGCCCTCTAGCAATGTATGAGCAGAGTGCTCGTTGCCCTGGGGGCTTCTGAAACGAGCCTCCAATTGATCATGGTTAGTCTTTATCTTTCTCAATTGCTCCTCATGGCGTCGCTCCATTTTCACAATGCAGTTTTGGAGTTGCTGGAAAGTACCGATGTCTAGCATGGCTACTGAAGGAGGATTGGAGCTTTTAAAAGGAATCTCGCTTCCGAGGCTAGATCATGTGCTAACTATGGGTGAAAGAGAGATATGGCAAGAGACTTCAGGGTATGTTTTATTGTGGCTCCACGGTAGGCATCAAATATACTTATCAAAATCCGAAGCTGGCTCAGGTCAAAAATGGTATTGTTAATAATCTTATAGGTACCGAAACCATTATAAGAATGCCTAATAATTTACTGGACACCGTACGAAGTcagtttaattataataattctttatagtattattgtaattataataattctttTAGTGATCATTAACACTTAGCATAGGTGCATATCCGAGtcagtttaatttatttaacccAATTTGTTTTGGTCCACATTTAAATGGACCAGACCATGTAATTCACTTATTAAATGGatcacatttttaattaatttgggtTCTAATCACTAATTCTCTAAGTTAAAGGATTGGTTTTTGggcacaataataaaataataatatttttgaaaaaattatagtaTTAATTTTAGTCCgacttaaatgtaattttggtcCCCTATTTTAGTTTATCTATAATTTCGgtcttctatttttaaattgaaacatttgatcatctaattttttttaaaaaaaaattgtgattttagtctttttatttcaaaatataaacatttaatcattctattttagaaaattcataattttatcaaattctaaaatttatctatgtttatttttcttttgcctcaattaaatcataaacctgacatattattcatttaaagTATCATCAAGAAATgatgtaattaattataaggtaaaaaaaataaaagaaataaacataggcaaaattaaagattaaacaaaaattatgaattttttaaaatatgaaaatcaaatttgcagattttattttaatgtgagaactaaatatttgtattttgaaataaaaaaaacaaaaattacaaatttcttaaaataaaaggcCAAAtgtatcaattttaaaatgaaaggattaaaattacaattcaaacaaaataaacaacatTGCATTTAAGCCTGTTACTTAATGAAATTGTTAAATCCAAGGTTGTGTTTGGTTATAATAGTgatgaattaaataaaacaacaaatagcAACAGTAATGGTTATAacaatgataaattaaataaaaagttgtgATTATTATTAACctttaaattaactaaaaatatataaatagaatttGATGTCTATTTAATTTGACCATTGacgtcatttatttaaaaataaagataaaaaatagagatatctgatgaaataaaacaaatttgattgtgcttttattttttgttactttattccattcaaacaattataacaaatattcatttcattttacttttcatATCTCTATCAAATCTAACATCTTCGAATACACTATTTTTCCTTAGAAGTCTCATTATGCACTTTATCAttctttaattcaatttttctttataaaataattcaatcatAATAACTAGTGACCATAAAAAGCAAATCCTCTGCAGTGTTCCGGAAAATCCCTTCAATAACTTTACATTAGCCTTAAAGGATGAGCCCATAAGGAATATATAATACAAACGTCCTTTAGCATCATGTTACCCAAAATGAATGTTCACAGGAAAAAAGGGAGGGGGAGTAACTCAAATTATACTACGTATTCATAGCATATATGGACAAATGAGGGGCACTGTTTTTTATAATGTACATTATAAGATTGCATCAGCTCATGTTACTCCTTCCTTGCACATACACTTGATCAGCGTACCTTAACGAGGTACTGTTCTATATGCATATGCATTTACTTCTGAAAATTGCTGATCCAAAGCACAAACCCGCATGCTAGTGCCTGAAATTCTACCTACACATTGGACTCTCTGCTTACTAGAGAACCACAACGTTCAAGAAGCTATTTCATCAAATCTAAGAAGACGAACCCATTCCAAAGACTATGCAACAGCATTGATGGCAGTAAATTCCTTGACCGTGTATATATCACACCCATCACCATCCCAAGAAATATAAGGGGCAGCATACTCTGTATGTTGAAATGTGCAAGTGCAAAGGCAATTGAACTTACCAGTATTGCACACCACACTGGCATGTATTTGGTGAGGGATGGGAGTAGAAAGCCACGGAAAACTATCTCCTCCCACACTGGAGCACAGACTGACACTACTGTTGCATACAAAAGCATTGCCACAGGATCCCTCGCCATTATTGACTGTTCAACACTTGAAAGGGTGACAGGTGTGGAGGGCAAAAGGGGTAGGAGGTCCAGGTTGAACTGTGAGAGCCGATTGACAAGTGGAAACATGAGACATCCCGTGATGACATCTAATTGCCAATACCCTTTCAGGCTAAACTTGAACCAGTCAGGTGGAAGGGGGCGAAATCGAGAAAGACAGCGAAGAAGAATTGCAACTCCAGCAAGTCCTTCTGTTACGTCAGTAACAAGGCTGAATAGTGCCTGCCCTCTAAATGTCAAAGATTCCTTGCTAAAGCCAGTTATGTGGGCGGCAAAAGGGATCATCCAAGATCCTATAAACCAAAATGCCGTCGTCCAAAGAAGCATAACCTGCATCGTATAATGTGTTGACCGTTTATTGTTTAGAATTTTAACTCTACTCAATTGGGTCAACGATAATTCTATCTCCATTCCTCTCACATCACATGTACAACAAATTTTTAACTGAGAGAAATTGATATATAAAAGAGAATTTATTCAGTCACATCTTGTTCGAAGTTTGGGAAACACTTACTTGTAATATAGTCATTGCATTCCATGGCACAACCCATCCATAACCAATTACCTTAAATACTTCATTTGCAGcctgaaaagaaataaagtatTTAGGTAAACAGATTGACACAAGATAacacttaaaatataaattcttaTTTCATTGACAATATTGTATAATACTCTGTTGCCCATTTCAGTGATGCATGTTTGATGTTTCCACATGCAAAGAAAAGCTAAAgcttcatatattttaaataagattcCGATGCACTAAAATTAAGAAAGCGTAAGTTTACAGATGAAATCATTACAATTTTTAGTTCAGTTTCAAATTTAGGGCTAACTAATGTTATCAATGGCAGAAGGCCAAAATTCCGCCATATAAACATGCCATTGTGGCCTATTGCACCACCATAGCAGGCTTCCCTTCCCAAATTGAGTGTAGCGGTTGCAACGCAATTTAACAATGGTCAAATGGTGCTAACTgaattatttcatcactttacAAGAGCATAATCATTTAGGGGTATTTACTTAACAGTTTCAATTGTGAAGGTAATCTAGGAATTTTCATATTCCCCTAGTCTTCTGGGTTCAGATGCTGTTAGTTTTGTTTCATTG belongs to Glycine soja cultivar W05 chromosome 5, ASM419377v2, whole genome shotgun sequence and includes:
- the LOC114413423 gene encoding uncharacterized protein LOC114413423, with the protein product MLSTSSYCVFTRSFLPNPIKGFPRPATLRPFPRILESHAKSPKNRLSILCFRHDHHYPETPQPEVIEHYLHEELVQSEFNDSSVTKRDWKSAIQKAANEVFKVIGYGWVVPWNAMTILQVMLLWTTAFWFIGSWMIPFAAHITGFSKESLTFRGQALFSLVTDVTEGLAGVAILLRCLSRFRPLPPDWFKFSLKGYWQLDVITGCLMFPLVNRLSQFNLDLLPLLPSTPVTLSSVEQSIMARDPVAMLLYATVVSVCAPVWEEIVFRGFLLPSLTKYMPVWCAILVSSIAFALAHFNIQSMLPLIFLGMVMGVIYTRSRNLLPSMLLHSLWNGFVFLDLMK